The Plasmodium malariae genome assembly, chromosome: 3 genome window below encodes:
- the PmUG01_03034200 gene encoding PIR protein, with translation MTPGTTEEKENTVTLFLQYKKEFEQTLSDTQNSKGSGGNPGRYCSPENFNFITDTDQTFISPCQDIGRYLIEIKQYYNSYDPKRCKYLNYRINSDEKYTKKPTWLEQYIVLSSKINNICKDEIKTINSDILKNLKQLYSYYDAFHKYDGTNGISNGGYCNKIQECYNFYTEHYDKCQKNSNDAFCEELINFKKAYDNKMSTVNPCPRLPYILPPTNTDYIFVASITTAITLLGTMTLFLLYKFTPLKSWLHSLSQRKKMIEVNEDQEETRGSLYNVHEDINRNYEGSFHNIGYHSQGYP, from the exons atgacaCCAGGAACTACAGAAGAAAag gaGAATACCGTGACATTATTTcttcaatataaaaaagaatttgaaCAAACACTCTCAGATACTCAGAATAGCAAAGGTAGTGGGGGTAATCCTGGAAGGTATTGTAGCcctgaaaattttaattttattactgATACTGATCAGACCTTTATCTCTCCCTGTCAAGATATTGGTAGatatttaattgaaataaagcaatattataattcttatGACCCGAAACGTTGTAAATACTTGAATTACCGGATAAATTCAgatgaaaaatatactaaGAAGCCTACTTGGCTTGAACAATATATAGTTCTTTCGtccaaaataaataatatatgcaaGGACGAAATAAAAACGATTAATtctgatattttaaaaaacctTAAACAACTATATAGTTATTATGATGCTTTTCACAAATATGATGGCACAAATGGCATATCTAATGGCGGTTACTGTAATAAAATTCAAGAATGTTACAACTTTTATACTGAACATTATGACAAATGtcaaaaaaatagtaatgaCGCTTTTTGTGAGGAGTTAATCAATTTCAAGAAAgcatatgataataaaatgagCACTGTAAATCCTTGTCCTAGATTACCATACATTTTACCCCCTACAAACAcagattatatatttgttgcTAGCATAACTACAGCTATCACGTTACTAGGAACAATgactttatttttgttatataaa TTTACTCCATTGAAATCATGGTTACATAGTCTTTcacaaaggaaaaaaatgattgaAGTTAATGAAGATCAAGAAGAAACAAGAGGATCCTTATACAATGTGCATGAGGatataaatagaaattaTGAAGGaagttttcataatataGGTTATCATTCTCAGGGGTATCcttaa
- the PmUG01_03034400 gene encoding PIR protein, whose product MTSMLEKSHLDLLSSRDYRGFESSGVYYCYDEEDKIKPFKSQLNSYKDIKSVEDKILHALCFISFSNNDNKCNEQCHSLYYWIGNKLFNTLSNEGSFSDIIKVFENCSEKIAGRDKCKCDFFGSISKEEFNKMKIVYEYCKYHDTIEGTLKFHSNLCDSASKVYLDQATNTYNEVYEICNSSSSKGYCAVLKKHVPECFRNKLRTLKYEIKEYHSESSDLKRIDDHFPGGTTPTTGQSTYNISQILMLVAFPLAGILFISFILYKFTPIVSWINTKLIRKKLIRRSLDDSHKHELTEYMSTHALSNLRRRKVNIAYHPA is encoded by the exons ATGACATCTATGCTAGAg AAAAGTCATTTAGATTTATTATCTTCAAGAGATTATAGAGGTTTTGAATCATCAGGGGTCTATTATTGTTACGATGaagaagataaaattaaaccATTTAAATCTCAATTAAATAGTTACAAAGATATTAAGAGTGTTGAAGATAAGATTCTACATGCTTTATGTTTCATATCTTTTtctaataatgataataagtGTAATGAACAATGTCATAGTTTGTACTACTGGATaggtaataaattatttaatacattatCAAATGAAGGTTCGTTCTCAGATATTATTAAAGTATTTGAAAATTGTTCAGAAAAAATTGCTGGAAGGGATAAGTGCAAGTGTGATTTTTTTGGAAGTATTAGTAAGGAGGagtttaataaaatgaagattGTGTATGAATATTGTAAATATCATGATACTATTGAGGGAACTCTTAAGTTTCATAGTAATTTGTGTGATAGTGCATCTAAAGTATACCTTGATCAAGCTACCAATACATATAATGAAGTGTATGAAATCTGTAATTCATCCAGTTCTAAGGGTTACTGTGCAGTACTTAAGAAACATGTTCCTGAATGTTTTAGGAATAAGCTACGTACTTTGAAgtatgaaataaaagaatatcaTTCAGAATCTAGTGATTTGAAAAGAATAGATGATCATTTTCCTGGTGGAACGACACCTACAACTGGTCAATCTACTTATAATATATCTCAAATTTTAATGTTGGTTGCTTTTCCTCTTGCaggaattttatttattagctttattctatataag TTTACTCCAATTGTCTCCTggataaatacaaaattaataaggaaaaaattaattagaCGTAGTCTAGATGATAGTCATAAACATGAATTAACAGAATACATGTCTACACATGCATTATCAAATTTAAGGAGaagaaaagtaaatatagCCTATCACCCTGCGTGA
- the PmUG01_03034500 gene encoding fam-m protein: MVYNMEQIIKLKLCIQFFAFIILAPIYHFSSDIMFNKSLNVKWNLDSTSEAIHYRLLAKYKKDQDSNTLGLTEDILNNMKCKKIKICNNEKLTKGKNKQSNGNLLNKQQYYTEIIDYNSGMFDGKHFHFQKKWIKKKDFDDIVEKKRRICDIDLKKIKFRNYGFGFTLFFIFLFLGIGIPISPGLTFLKVEWKTIESNTLGNFFIMLHVS; this comes from the exons ATGGTCTATAACATGGAGCAAATAATTAAGCTGAAATTATGCATTCAATTTTTTGCGTTTATTATTTTAGCTCCGATATATCATTTTAGCAGTGAT atcATGTTTAACAAATCACTGAATGTGAAATGGAATCTCGATAGTACATCAGAAGCAATACATTATCGACtactagcaaaatataaaaaggatcAGGATTCAAATACATTAGGTTTAACAgaagatatattaaataatatgaaatgcaagaaaataaagatatgtaataatgaaaaattgacCAAAGGTAAAAACAAACAATCAAACGGAAATTTACTAAATAAGCAGCAATACTACACGGAAATTATAGATTATAATAGTGGAatgtttgatggaaaacattttcattttcaaaaaaaatggataaagaaaaaagattttGATGACATTGttgaaaaaaagagaagaattTGTGATATagatttaaagaaaataaaatttaggaATTACGGTTTTGGATTtactctattttttatttttttattcctggGAATAGGAATCCCAATATCACCAGGATTAACATTTTTGAAAGTTGAATGGAAAACAATTGAAAGTAATACATtaggtaatttttttataatgttacATGTAAGTTGA
- the PmUG01_03034600 gene encoding fam-l protein: protein MDERKKLLFLINLAMFIFLSWIGNFTSELSTFKKYLDEKYNGVKKLDTRIYRLLSKYRKNINSCILGLREVIPYNVENEKTNICNNVKRDISKKSKSNGCSLNNEESHKLNKKSKSCIFETKKYSRLEKKIFKELDYENFLKSNRTISDKLYKRIVLKKYGIRLLLPLLLLFLLLLSLILDYSGGTGLLGGLREVLNAFSPNLWKTLGPKLNILLGRYWSEILKPFFEASVWKKDKWVTEIHVSCNLFGFLIYFIPFIILGVTLITGVIYYHKKVKKFEKIKLRKK, encoded by the exons atgGATGAAAGGAagaaattattgtttttaattaatcttgcgatgtttatttttttatcttggATAGGAAACTTCACAAGTGAACtg agtacctttaaaaaatatttagatgaaaaatacaatggtgttaaaaaattagacaCAAGAATTTATCGATTACTATCAAAATATAGAAAGAACATAAATTCATGTATTTTAGGATTAAGAGAAGTGATACCATATAATGTAGAGaacgaaaaaacaaatatatgtaataatgtGAAGAGAGACATATCAAAAAAGAGCAAATCAAATGGATgttctttaaataatgaGGAAAGTCAtaaactaaataaaaaaagtaaatcttgtatttttgaaacaaaaaaatattcccgtctggaaaaaaaaatattcaaagaacttgattatgagaattttcttaaaagtaATAGGACAATTAgtgataaattatataagagaatagtacttaaaaaatacggAATACGACTACTCCTACCTTTATTACTccttttcttattattattatcactaATATTAGACTATTCTGGTGGTACAGGACTTTTAGGAGGATTGCGTGAGGTATTGAATGCCTTCTCCCCAAATCTTTGGAAAACGTTAGGACCAAAATTGAATATACTTTTAGGGAGGTATTGGtctgaaatattaaaaccgTTTTTCGAAGCGTCAGTATGGAAGAAAGATAAGTGGGTAACGGAAATCCATGTATCGTGCAATTTATTTggttttctaatatatttcataccCTTCATTATATTAGGTGTCACACTTATAACAGGGGTTATTTActatcataaaaaagttaaaaaatttgaaaaaattaaattaaggaagaaataa